One Archangium violaceum genomic window, CCCCCACCACTCCCGGGAAGAGGCTCGAGGGACTGCCTGACATCGCGTCCCAGGAGCCACTCCGATACTGAACAGAACACCGGTGCGTCCCGGCCCAGGAAGAGGGCCGGAGAAGAGGTCCGGCTCAGCGCCGATCGGCTGGCGCGCGGCGGGCCTGCCCTCGCTTCACCTCGGGAGCGACCTGCCCGAGGAGCTTGTGCGCCTGCTGGCGGTGCTGCACGAGCGTTTGGAGCTCGTCCTGGATGGCCTGGGTCAGCCGCGGGTTCTTCACCTGCTTCAAGGCCCACTGCATCTTGTCGACGGCCAGGTCGTACGAGAGCACCACGGACGACAGGTAGGCTCTATCCAGGTTCACCCCGCTCAACATCGGGAGGCTGGCCAGCGAGGTGAGGATCGCCGCGTGCATGAAGTCCTGCCTTGCGTTCAGCTCGCCCTGTTGCAGGGCCTGCGCAATATCGATGCCCTCGCGCTGCGCGAGCTGCTGGAGCTGTTGCTCGAAGCGCTGGTGCGTCTGCACCGACTTCTGCGCGAACTGACGGACGGAGGGGGTAGCGGCCTGGCCCTCGGCGATCCGCGACATGTCGGCGGCCCACCGGTTGGCCAGCATCAGCTCGGCCAACCACTGGCTCTCGTCGAGCTGTCTCACCTGGGGCTGCGCGCCCGGCTGCTGCATCGCGCCCGGCTGCTGCATCGTGCCCGGCTGCTGCATCGCGCCCGGCTGCTGCATCGCACCCGGCTGCTGCATCGCACCCGGCTGCTGCTGCTGGGCGCCGGCCCCGGCCGCGCCGCCAGTGCCCTGGGCCTGCTCCTGCTCGTAGGAGCGTCCGAAGAGCTCGTCTTCCTCGGTTGCCTCCTGCTGCGGCAACGTGCCTTCCTCGCGCGTGCCACTGGCCACCTGCTCCTGCTCCGTCTGTCGTTCCGCCCGCTCCTGAGGGCCGCTCGCACATCCCCAGCCCGCCAACGAGGCCGCCACCATCAAACCCATCAGTTTTCGCATGTCTTATCCCCCCGGGGCCCCTGGCCCCCAGGAGAATCTACGGTGCGATTCCGGCCGGGGAAGTCGGCATCCCGAGCCGCCGTGCAGGCCCTCGCCCCACCGGTGTGGAGCTCCCGCACCACGAGGATGAGACGCAGACCGCACGTCCACAGGGCCTTCCCTCCCCTGGGGCGGGAGGATTGATAGGGATTGGCCGCGGGGGACAGCCCTCACCGCCGTGACTCGTTGGTGTGACCGGGGCGCTGGATGAGCGGTACCACGTACCAGCACACGAGCGCGATGACCAACACGAGCCCGGCCACGAGCATGCCCCAGGACATGTCGAAGACGAACTGGGTGACCAGGAGGATGGCGGTGATGATGGAGACGAGCAGGAAGAGCAGGCCGCTCACCGTCATCACTCCCGCGTATTTGATGCGCCTCCGACGATGGACATCCCGCTCCTGGGACAGGCGCGTGATGCGATGATAGGAGGCGGGGGCCAGCAGGAGGATGGTCGCGATGGCCGCGCTGGCCACCGCGACTCCGTACAGCGTCCGGCCTGTCTGGCCAAGCTGGTCGAATCGGGAGGAGAACGGGGTGGTGAGCAGGAACGCCAGGAGGACCTGGACGCCCGGAATGATGGTGCGAAGCTCCTCCAGGATTTCCCGGAACCGTTCTCGCTCCGTCGATTGCGAGTCCATGTCGAGGGCGTTGTCTCTAACGGCCCTGCTCGTCCTGGGGCTCCACTCCAGCCCCGCCCGTCGCCGGAGACTGCTGCCGGTTGATCCTCATCGTCTTCCCACCGGAGGTGAGCTGGTCGGCGACCAGGACGATGCGATCCGTGAGAATCACGGGCCGTGCACGAACGGAGAGGCGTTGCCCCTCCTTGAGTTGGGCCGAGCCCAGCTGATCCGCGGGCCCGAGATCGACGGCCGCGATTCCCTGCTGGGTGCGCAGCAGCACCACCGTGTTGTCCACGTCACTGCCCGGCACGGACACGTTCTTCTGGCGTACCACCTGCCCCGTCACCTGGCGCGCCAGGCTCTTGTTGAACCGTTGCTCTGGCCGGTTGAGCTGGACCTCCTTGCCGCCGATCGTCGCGCGCTGGGCGAACAGGACGGCCCGGTCCCCGACGCGGCCGGCGACCCCGGAGGCCTGCAACTGCTGACCCTCCTTCAGCTGAGGGGCGTTGCGCATGGGGGAACCCAGGTCCACCACCACCCGCCGGCCCCCTTGCGTCTCCAGCAGGACGACCTGATGGCGGCGATCCGTGCCGCGGACGGTGACCTCCTTCTGTTTGAGGATGGTGCCCTGCACCTTCCTCATGCCGCGCTGTCGCGCCTGCTGGCCCGTCCCGCCCTGATGGGCCGCCTCCCCCTGCTGCATCTGTGTCTGTTGTTGCCGCGAACCGCCCGCCTGCTGCTGTCCTTGTGCGAAGGCGGGAGTCACACACACCACGGTCCCCGCGACGATCCACGCGCTCAATGCACTCTTCATGACTTGTCTCCTGGATGATTGAGAGGCTTTACATCCGGCTCCTCAGATGTCGAAGAGCCCCTCGTCGCCCGGGTCGTCGTAGGTGTCGTAGAACCAGTCGTTGCCGGCATCCGCGTCGTAGTCGCCGTCGTACAGCTCGTTCTCGTTCCAGCCCATACCGTACTCGCCCACCTCATCCAGGCCCGCGCCCCCCACGCCCGTGTCGTACATCCCCATGTCGTAGGTGTCGTAGTACCAATCGTTCTCGAAGGTGTCGTTCTCGTAGATTCCTCCTTCGAAGAACCCTTCCTCCTCCTGCGCCATGGCCTGCCCGGCCGCCAGGGCGGCCGTCAGCGTGCCGAGGGCAAAGGCCCTGCGCAGGAACCCGCGGATTGAAAGCGTCATGTCGTCCCCTTCAGGAATCGGGTGCACCAGCCTCCAGGACGAAAATGGTGCGCACCCGGAGAGAGAGAACTGCCCTTCGTGGGTAGCGTCTGTGTGGTGAGGTGCAGGAGGAGGAGGGAACGGAAGGATGGGTTGCCCGGCAGCCTCGGCTCGTCCTGCTTCAACCTCAGCAATACCAGCAGCGGCACGCGGAACACCGCCAACCGGGAACCCGAAGCGCGCCCGGTGTCACACCGGGCGCGCTCCAGACTACCCGCAGGTGATGGCCACGTTGTTGTAGCGGACGTTCGAGGTCTTATAGACCAGGGTCCTCATGTCGCCCTGAGCGAAGCCGCGCTCCCCGCAGGCGCAGCTCGCCTGCGTTCCCGTGCACGACGTCCAGCTCGTGACGTCGCCGCCCGCGTCCTCGCGGTACTCGGCGTTGAAGACAGCCTTGTTCTGGTCCACGAAGGCGGTCTTGTAGACCCCACACTCGTTGTACCTCTGGCACTCCTCGTTGATGGCGAAGTCGAAGGACGGGGCGAGCTGGGCAACCTGTTCGACGTCATTCTTGAGCGCGATGCCCAGACACCTGGCATGGGCCGCTTCGGCGAGCCAGCGGTTGTAGGCGAGCTGGTCCGCCGCCGTGAGGCCCCAGCAGGCCTGATCCGTGCACGAAATCTCATCGTCGTGTGCGTAGGCGTCGACGTTGTCCGGCTCGACCGCGTCGCACCCCTTGTCACGCGCCAGCTGCAGGCGGGCCTCCATCACGGTCCGCACCGCCGGCTTGCGGTGATCCAACCACCACTCGCAGCCCCCGCCGCTCTCGCACCAGTCGCCCATGATGTGGATGGACTCGTTACAGTCCTCGCCGGGGCTGCAATAGGTGTCGCGCGGGAACTGGGCGGCATCGCTCCGCCAGTTCTCGTAGGAGCCAGCGCTGAAGTAGCAGACCACCTTCTTGCCAGCGTTCTTGTACTCCTGGATCTTCGCGCTCGAGGTCCCGAAGAGGTCGACGACATAGACCTGGGCGTTGAGCGTCGTGGGGATGGAGCTGTTCTCGAGGTCCCAGATCCAGGTGGTCCCCTTGGGGAAGCTCGGGATGGTGCACGCCAGGTCGCCGGAGGCCTCCTGCCTGGCTCCCGCTTCGGCCAGGGCGTCCTCGCCCTCCATGGGCATGCACCCGGACACGAGCAGCGCGGAACAGGAAATCAGACGGGTCAATCGCTTCAGCATGGTGTCTCCCTTGAGCCGTGAGTTGGCTTTGAACATCGCCGCGCATAAGGCATTCAGAGCCGCTCGTCCAGACAAGCCTGCTTCTCCCGAATCTCATGAAACAAGAGACTAAAAGAACCCCCATCTCGCCCATGAGGCAGCTAAAGTTGTCGTGAACCCCACAGGAGTGAATTCATGTCCGCCGTCACCATTCCCACCATCGACACCGAGCGCCTCACGCTGCGCGGCCATCGACTCGAGAACTTCGAGGAAGCCTTCGCGCTGTGGAGCGACCCGGAGGTCACCCGGTACATCGGTGGCAAGCCGTCCACCCGGGAGGAGGTGTGGGCCCGTCTGCTGCGCAACGTGGGCCACTGGGACCTGATGGGGTTCGGGTTCTGGGTGGTGCGCGAGAGGAGCACGGGCCGGTTCGTCGGCGAGGTGGGCTTCGCGGACTTCCGACGTGACATCGAACCGTCACTCGGGGATGCCAAGGAGGCGGGCTGGGTGCTGTCTCCGTGGTCACACGGAAAGGGGTTCGCCACCGAGGCCGTGCGCGCGGCGCTGAAGTGGGCGGAAGGCCGGTTCGGTCCGGAGCGGGTGGTGTGCATCATCGACCCGCCGAACGAGGCTTCCCTCAAGGTCGCGCACAAGTGCGGGTTCCGCGAGTTCGCACGCGGCACGTATAAAGGCGGGCCCATGCTGATGCTCGAGAGGCTCCCCGAGGCCAGGTGAGCAGCCGGGCGTGGATCTCCTGGGGCCGGCAGGGTTAACCTCAAGACATGTGCCGAAGCATCAAACCCCTGTTCAACTTCGAGCCGCCCGCCACCGACGATGACATCCGCGCGGCGGCGCTGCAGTTCGTCCGGAAGATCGCCGGCACGCGCAAGCCGTCGAAGCAGAACGCCGACGCCTTCGAGGTCGCCGTCGAGGAGATCTTCCAGAGCTCCAAGCGCATGCTCGAGGGGCTGGTGGCGACGACCCCACCAAGGAATCGGGCGCGCTTCGAGGAAATGAAGAAGCTGCGCTTCAAGAAGGCCGAGCCACGGGGCTGAGGTCTCCCCCCGAGCCCGTGGCGAGGCCCCTGCGCATACCGGATGCGCCCTACTTCTGCTTCTCCTGGTCTCCGT contains:
- a CDS encoding DUF4142 domain-containing protein, whose product is MRKLMGLMVAASLAGWGCASGPQERAERQTEQEQVASGTREEGTLPQQEATEEDELFGRSYEQEQAQGTGGAAGAGAQQQQPGAMQQPGAMQQPGAMQQPGTMQQPGAMQQPGAQPQVRQLDESQWLAELMLANRWAADMSRIAEGQAATPSVRQFAQKSVQTHQRFEQQLQQLAQREGIDIAQALQQGELNARQDFMHAAILTSLASLPMLSGVNLDRAYLSSVVLSYDLAVDKMQWALKQVKNPRLTQAIQDELQTLVQHRQQAHKLLGQVAPEVKRGQARRAPADRR
- a CDS encoding DUF6328 family protein, with product MDSQSTERERFREILEELRTIIPGVQVLLAFLLTTPFSSRFDQLGQTGRTLYGVAVASAAIATILLLAPASYHRITRLSQERDVHRRRRIKYAGVMTVSGLLFLLVSIITAILLVTQFVFDMSWGMLVAGLVLVIALVCWYVVPLIQRPGHTNESRR
- a CDS encoding endo alpha-1,4 polygalactosaminidase; protein product: MLKRLTRLISCSALLVSGCMPMEGEDALAEAGARQEASGDLACTIPSFPKGTTWIWDLENSSIPTTLNAQVYVVDLFGTSSAKIQEYKNAGKKVVCYFSAGSYENWRSDAAQFPRDTYCSPGEDCNESIHIMGDWCESGGGCEWWLDHRKPAVRTVMEARLQLARDKGCDAVEPDNVDAYAHDDEISCTDQACWGLTAADQLAYNRWLAEAAHARCLGIALKNDVEQVAQLAPSFDFAINEECQRYNECGVYKTAFVDQNKAVFNAEYREDAGGDVTSWTSCTGTQASCACGERGFAQGDMRTLVYKTSNVRYNNVAITCG
- a CDS encoding GNAT family N-acetyltransferase encodes the protein MSAVTIPTIDTERLTLRGHRLENFEEAFALWSDPEVTRYIGGKPSTREEVWARLLRNVGHWDLMGFGFWVVRERSTGRFVGEVGFADFRRDIEPSLGDAKEAGWVLSPWSHGKGFATEAVRAALKWAEGRFGPERVVCIIDPPNEASLKVAHKCGFREFARGTYKGGPMLMLERLPEAR
- a CDS encoding DUF2277 domain-containing protein, yielding MCRSIKPLFNFEPPATDDDIRAAALQFVRKIAGTRKPSKQNADAFEVAVEEIFQSSKRMLEGLVATTPPRNRARFEEMKKLRFKKAEPRG